The Desulfuromonas versatilis genome has a segment encoding these proteins:
- a CDS encoding KamA family radical SAM protein: METWQKLLQESITRPGDLTRRFGVDPRPLEQVAEAYPMRVNPYYLGLIKQVGDPIWRQAVPSEEELQDSVCPADPLEEENQSPVPNLVHRYPDRVLFLVCSECAMYCRFCTRKRKVGGENMVITRETIERGLDYIRSKPEIRDVILSGGDPLLLSDERLEWILKGLRAIPSVEIIRIGTRVPVVLPQRITPALVRMLRKFHPLFLNTHFNHPDEITETSAKACGRLADAGIPLGNQSVLLRGVNDDPAVMKRLMQKLLSIRVKPYYIYQADMVQGTDHFRTSVEEGIEIIRALRGHTSGMGVPAFVIDAPGGGGKIPLLPDYLQSLGEQVVLKNYLGESYTYLNAARPVETERRSAVNDRD; the protein is encoded by the coding sequence ATGGAAACCTGGCAAAAACTTCTGCAGGAAAGCATCACCCGTCCCGGAGATCTCACCCGCCGCTTCGGCGTCGACCCGCGTCCCCTCGAGCAGGTGGCCGAGGCCTACCCCATGCGCGTCAACCCTTACTATCTCGGCCTGATCAAGCAGGTCGGCGACCCGATCTGGCGCCAGGCCGTCCCGTCCGAGGAGGAACTGCAGGACAGCGTCTGCCCGGCCGACCCCCTCGAGGAGGAGAACCAGAGCCCGGTCCCCAACCTGGTGCACCGCTACCCCGACCGGGTGCTGTTCCTGGTCTGCTCCGAGTGCGCCATGTACTGCCGCTTCTGCACCCGCAAGCGCAAGGTGGGCGGCGAGAACATGGTCATCACCCGCGAGACCATCGAGCGCGGCCTCGACTACATCCGCAGCAAGCCGGAGATCCGCGACGTAATCCTCTCCGGCGGCGACCCGTTGCTGCTCTCCGACGAGCGCCTGGAGTGGATTCTCAAGGGGCTGCGCGCCATCCCCAGCGTGGAGATCATCCGCATCGGCACCCGCGTGCCGGTGGTGCTGCCCCAGCGCATCACCCCGGCCCTGGTGCGGATGCTGCGCAAGTTCCACCCGCTGTTTCTCAACACCCACTTCAACCACCCGGACGAGATCACCGAGACCTCGGCCAAGGCCTGCGGCCGGCTGGCCGACGCCGGCATACCCCTGGGCAACCAGTCGGTGCTGCTGCGCGGGGTCAACGACGACCCGGCGGTGATGAAGCGGCTGATGCAGAAGCTGCTCTCCATCCGCGTCAAGCCCTACTACATTTACCAGGCCGACATGGTCCAGGGGACCGACCACTTCCGCACCAGTGTCGAGGAGGGGATCGAAATCATCCGCGCCCTGCGCGGCCACACCTCGGGGATGGGGGTGCCGGCCTTCGTCATCGACGCCCCCGGCGGCGGCGGCAAGATCCCGCTCCTCCCGGACTACCTGCAGAGCCTCGGCGAGCAGGTGGTGCTGAAGAACTACCTCGGCGAGAGCTACACCTACCTCAACGCCGCCCGCCCCGTCGAAACCGAACGGCGCAGCGCCGTCAACGACCGCGACTGA
- a CDS encoding transglutaminase family protein, with amino-acid sequence MTPKRVPKARPGGYPEVIWSEIDGLARDLDRRLARGGVRLTMGGEPTYLLRGARSAPQWSTEALGEEKRRLAARLLLRLQERFTQGALRHYGLGKWYPGETQPRWAFGCYWRSDGRPLWTRQELLFGEGRARETSIARVEAYMRRLAARLGVPGSCLLEARERSGKTGCGYVLPLLRVAGESGPQWVSCRWTLPEGALQLVPGDAPLGLRLPLEQLDRVGEENQVWEYDPAEPRPGPAAEGEGLVADNAIRVALCAESKDGVFHLFMPPMGSADNYLDLLSAVEATAGDTEQRLRIEGEAPPADPRLIFFQITPDPGVIEVNTQPASDWPATLAIAEGLDEETRACGLTAVKYLRDGRPVGSGGGHHLTLGAADPADSPFFRRPDLLRSLITYWQNHPGLSFGFAGLFTGPTSQAPRIDESRQDALGELELAFSKISSYQPMEPLALGRLLQHLLVDVTGNAHRAEFCLDKLWPPGNPRGRCGLVELRGFEMQPHPHFDLVLALLVRALVVRFWEHPYRGSLVRWGSALQDRFALPEFMAADLAEVCAELQEAGIPFQADWLQPHLAFRYPVCGTADLAEGAVLELRQALEPWPVLGDAAAGGGASRPVDSSCERMQVLLRTPEPERFAVLCNGRRVPLEAVEPDRVVGGIRFKAWPLEEARHPEIAPHTPLVLEVVEIESGRLLGSCRYHVGPPAGGDYEDFPGDVREARRRREERFVVLPRGQGAVVVPELRVREETPLTLDLRYGG; translated from the coding sequence ATGACCCCGAAGCGCGTACCGAAAGCCCGCCCGGGGGGGTACCCCGAGGTGATCTGGTCAGAGATCGATGGCCTTGCCAGGGATCTGGATCGTCGCCTCGCCAGGGGCGGCGTACGCCTGACCATGGGGGGGGAGCCGACCTATCTGCTTCGCGGTGCCCGCAGCGCCCCCCAGTGGTCCACCGAGGCTCTCGGCGAGGAGAAACGCCGGCTGGCGGCACGGCTGCTGCTGCGCTTGCAGGAGCGGTTCACCCAAGGGGCTCTGCGGCACTATGGCCTCGGCAAATGGTATCCGGGCGAAACCCAGCCCCGCTGGGCCTTTGGCTGTTATTGGCGCAGTGACGGCCGGCCCCTCTGGACCAGGCAGGAACTGCTGTTTGGCGAGGGGCGGGCACGGGAAACCAGCATCGCCAGGGTCGAGGCGTACATGCGCCGGCTTGCCGCGCGGCTCGGGGTGCCCGGCAGCTGCCTCCTGGAAGCCCGGGAGCGCTCCGGCAAGACCGGTTGCGGCTACGTGCTGCCGTTGCTGCGGGTTGCGGGGGAGTCGGGCCCGCAATGGGTCAGTTGCCGTTGGACGCTGCCCGAGGGGGCGCTGCAGCTGGTCCCGGGCGATGCGCCGCTGGGCCTGCGTCTGCCCCTTGAGCAGCTTGACCGGGTGGGGGAGGAGAACCAGGTCTGGGAATATGATCCCGCCGAGCCCCGCCCGGGCCCTGCTGCGGAGGGCGAAGGGCTGGTCGCCGACAATGCCATCCGGGTGGCCCTGTGCGCCGAATCAAAGGACGGGGTTTTCCACCTGTTCATGCCCCCCATGGGGAGTGCCGACAACTACCTCGATCTGCTGTCTGCGGTCGAGGCCACGGCCGGCGACACCGAACAGCGGCTGCGGATCGAAGGGGAGGCGCCCCCCGCCGATCCGCGGCTGATTTTTTTCCAGATCACCCCCGACCCGGGAGTGATCGAGGTCAACACCCAGCCGGCCAGCGACTGGCCCGCTACCCTGGCCATCGCCGAGGGGCTCGACGAGGAGACCCGTGCCTGCGGGCTTACCGCCGTCAAGTACCTCCGGGACGGGCGGCCGGTGGGCAGCGGCGGCGGCCATCACCTCACCCTGGGCGCCGCCGACCCCGCAGACAGTCCCTTTTTCCGACGCCCCGACCTGCTGCGCAGCCTGATCACCTACTGGCAGAACCACCCCGGGCTCTCCTTCGGCTTTGCCGGGCTGTTCACGGGGCCCACCAGCCAGGCACCGCGCATCGACGAATCCCGCCAGGATGCCCTCGGCGAACTCGAACTCGCCTTTTCCAAGATCTCTTCCTACCAGCCCATGGAACCCCTGGCGCTTGGCCGGCTGCTGCAGCATCTGCTGGTCGATGTGACCGGCAACGCCCATCGGGCCGAGTTCTGCCTCGACAAGCTCTGGCCCCCTGGCAATCCCCGTGGCCGTTGCGGGCTGGTCGAGCTGCGTGGCTTCGAGATGCAGCCCCATCCCCATTTCGATCTGGTGCTGGCCCTGCTGGTGCGTGCCCTGGTGGTGCGGTTCTGGGAGCATCCCTACCGGGGGAGCCTGGTGCGCTGGGGCAGCGCCCTGCAGGATCGCTTTGCCCTGCCCGAATTCATGGCCGCGGATCTGGCGGAGGTGTGCGCCGAGCTGCAGGAGGCCGGCATTCCCTTCCAGGCCGACTGGCTGCAGCCCCATCTCGCTTTTCGCTATCCGGTCTGCGGGACGGCGGATTTGGCCGAGGGAGCCGTGCTGGAGCTGCGGCAGGCGCTGGAGCCCTGGCCGGTGCTGGGCGATGCGGCGGCCGGCGGCGGCGCCTCACGGCCGGTCGACTCCTCCTGCGAGCGGATGCAGGTGCTGTTGAGGACCCCCGAACCCGAGCGGTTCGCCGTGCTCTGCAACGGCCGGCGGGTGCCTCTGGAGGCGGTCGAACCGGACCGGGTCGTCGGGGGAATCCGCTTCAAGGCCTGGCCCCTCGAGGAGGCCCGGCACCCGGAAATCGCGCCCCATACGCCGCTGGTCCTGGAGGTGGTGGAGATCGAAAGCGGGCGGCTGCTGGGAAGTTGTCGCTACCACGTCGGGCCGCCCGCAGGGGGCGATTACGAGGATTTTCCGGGGGATGTGCGGGAGGCGCGGCGGCGGCGGGAGGAGCGGTTTGTGGTCCTGCCGAGGGGGCAGGGGGCGGTGGTGGTGCCTGAGCTGCGGGTGCGGGAGGAAACGCCTTTGACGTTGGATTTGCGGTATGGGGGATAA
- a CDS encoding alpha-E domain-containing protein, whose product MLSRVADSIYWMNRYIERAENVARFIDANFHMILDLPVGAAEQWLPLVNTTGDHELFDELYGKASRDNVIQFLTFDRNNPNSILSCLRSARENARSVREYISSEMWQQVNTFYLTVNEAAQQGLGMDLPHQFFVDIMTASHLFVGVTESTMSHGEGWHFGRLGRMLERADKTSRILDVKYFVLLPSVDYVGSPFDNILWAALLRSASAFEMYRKRHGRIDPEKIVDFLVLDQKFPRAIHSCLIAAEISMRNITGTPRGSFSNRADQALGKLLADMDYITIEEILSQGLHEYLDATQTRINNVGNAIFETFFALRPVGEPVRTKEAE is encoded by the coding sequence TTATTGGATGAACCGCTATATCGAGCGGGCGGAGAATGTCGCCCGCTTCATCGACGCCAATTTTCACATGATCCTCGATTTGCCGGTGGGGGCCGCCGAGCAGTGGCTGCCGCTGGTCAACACCACCGGCGACCACGAACTGTTCGACGAGTTGTACGGCAAGGCGAGCCGGGACAACGTCATCCAGTTTCTGACCTTCGACCGCAACAACCCCAACTCGATCCTCTCCTGCCTGCGCTCGGCCCGCGAAAACGCCCGCTCGGTGCGCGAGTACATCTCCTCGGAGATGTGGCAGCAGGTCAACACCTTTTACCTGACCGTCAACGAGGCCGCCCAGCAAGGGCTGGGCATGGACCTGCCGCACCAGTTCTTCGTCGACATCATGACCGCCAGCCACCTGTTCGTCGGGGTCACCGAGAGTACCATGTCCCACGGTGAAGGCTGGCATTTCGGCCGCCTGGGGCGGATGCTGGAGCGGGCCGACAAGACCTCGCGCATCCTCGATGTCAAATACTTCGTGCTGCTCCCCTCCGTCGATTACGTCGGCTCCCCCTTCGACAACATTCTCTGGGCCGCGCTGCTGCGCTCGGCGAGCGCCTTCGAGATGTATCGCAAGCGTCACGGGCGCATCGACCCGGAGAAGATCGTCGATTTCCTGGTCCTCGACCAGAAGTTCCCCCGGGCCATCCACAGCTGTCTGATCGCCGCGGAAATCTCCATGCGCAACATCACCGGCACCCCGCGGGGCTCTTTCTCCAACCGGGCCGACCAGGCCCTCGGCAAGCTGCTGGCGGACATGGACTACATCACCATCGAGGAGATTCTCTCCCAGGGGCTTCACGAATACCTGGACGCTACCCAGACCCGGATCAACAACGTCGGCAACGCGATCTTCGAGACCTTTTTCGCCCTTCGCCCGGTCGGTGAACCGGTCAGAACCAAGGAAGCGGAGTAA